Proteins encoded by one window of Maniola hyperantus chromosome 10, iAphHyp1.2, whole genome shotgun sequence:
- the LOC117985964 gene encoding uncharacterized protein → MFKIIFIASILSMVYGAQYAYFDNNLVEFDDPPAPTISLPYPYKEHKVVKVEPRPAVTYDVGVRTAVVSSPPAVTTLDLILSPIRLIWSVATCVIGFIKRAIMFVITSLPALIFGSNLSSICKFFNIDPLSYVNDIIVSLVNPERLKRATEFVETAINKYRELQKV, encoded by the exons atgtTCAAAATTATCTTTATTGCATCTATCCTGTCCATGGTATATGGAGCCCAGTACGCTTACTTTGATAATAATCTTGTGGAATTTGATGATCCACCAGCACCA actatttcactcccttaccCTTATAAAGAGCATAAAGTGGTAAAGGTAGAGCCGCGACCTGCAGTGACCTATGATGTTGGAGTTCGCACTGCTGTAGTTTCGTCACCTCCTGCTGTGACCACATTAGACTTGATCCTGTCTCCGATCAGGCTGATCTGGTCTGTGGCAACG TGCGTTATTGGATTCATAAAGAGGGCCATTATGTTCGTCATCACTTCGCTCCCAGCGCTTATCTTCGGATCCAACCTTTCTTCTATCTGTAAATTTTTCAACATCGATCCATTGTCTTATGTGAATGATATTATAGTGTCACTAGTGAATCCTGAAAGATTAAAGAGGGCGACTGAATTCGTGGAGACCGCTATTAACAAGTATAGAGAACTTCAAAAGGTTTAg